The following proteins are encoded in a genomic region of Desulfurispora thermophila DSM 16022:
- the mce gene encoding methylmalonyl-CoA epimerase, which yields MISKIDHIGIAVKNLQQAIEFYETTLGLKVAGIEEVPEQKVRVAFLPVGESKVELLESMTPDGPVAKFIEKNGEGVQHIAFRVENLAEKLAQLKAQGVRLIDETPRKGAGGALIAFIHPKASLGTLVELCERK from the coding sequence GTGATCAGTAAAATTGACCATATCGGCATTGCTGTCAAAAATTTGCAGCAGGCCATTGAGTTTTATGAGACCACCCTGGGACTCAAGGTTGCGGGCATTGAAGAGGTACCTGAACAAAAAGTGCGCGTGGCCTTTTTACCCGTGGGGGAGAGCAAGGTTGAGCTCCTGGAATCCATGACACCGGACGGGCCGGTGGCAAAATTCATTGAAAAAAACGGGGAGGGCGTGCAGCATATTGCTTTCCGGGTGGAAAACCTGGCGGAAAAATTGGCTCAGCTTAAAGCCCAGGGCGTCCGGCTAATTGACGAGACACCCAGAAAAGGGGCGGGAGGAGCACTGATTGCCTTTATTCATCCCAAAGCATCGCTGGGTACCCTGGTGGAGTTGTGTGAGCGAAAATAA
- a CDS encoding cobalamin B12-binding domain-containing protein has protein sequence MAEKTIRVLVAKPGLDGHDRGAKVIAQALRDAGMEVIYTGLRQTPEQIVEAALQEDVQVVALSSLSGAHLYLFPPVVEGLRQQGADDVLVLGGGVIPDEDIPVLKEAGIAEIFGPGTPTKLVVDYIRQKLGVESPAGGNSSDQ, from the coding sequence ATGGCGGAAAAAACCATCCGCGTGCTGGTAGCAAAGCCCGGCCTGGACGGTCACGACCGGGGGGCCAAAGTAATTGCCCAAGCCCTGCGGGATGCCGGCATGGAAGTTATATATACCGGTCTGCGTCAGACTCCGGAACAAATTGTGGAAGCCGCCCTGCAAGAAGACGTACAGGTAGTAGCTTTGAGCAGTCTGTCCGGCGCCCATCTCTATCTTTTCCCTCCTGTAGTGGAAGGATTGCGCCAACAGGGGGCTGATGACGTACTGGTACTGGGAGGCGGCGTTATTCCGGACGAAGATATTCCTGTCCTGAAAGAGGCCGGAATTGCCGAAATATTTGGCCCGGGAACCCCTACCAAGTTGGTGGTGGATTACATCCGTCAAAAACTGGGCGTAGAAAGCCCGGCAGGAGGTAACTCAAGTGATCAGTAA
- the lexA gene encoding transcriptional repressor LexA, with amino-acid sequence MRKELTPREKAVLDFIARSVQTKGYPPSVREIGLAVGLKSSSTVHGYILRLEKKGYLRRDPTKPRALELCDERADILRRGVLVAPMLGRVAAGQPVLAVENIEYHLPLSTEFFGEGDYFLLTVKGDSMIDAGILPNDIVVIRQQSTADNGDIVVALLEDEATVKRIYKENGRIRLQPENKTMDPIIVDSVEILGKVIGLMRRYH; translated from the coding sequence ATGAGAAAAGAGCTTACACCGCGGGAAAAAGCTGTGTTGGATTTTATTGCCAGAAGTGTACAGACCAAGGGGTACCCCCCTTCTGTGCGAGAAATAGGCCTGGCCGTAGGACTGAAGTCCAGCTCGACCGTGCATGGCTACATTCTGCGTCTGGAAAAGAAAGGTTACTTGCGGCGCGATCCAACCAAGCCCCGGGCGTTGGAACTGTGTGATGAACGGGCGGATATTTTGCGCCGGGGCGTTTTGGTTGCTCCTATGCTGGGCAGGGTGGCTGCGGGACAGCCAGTGCTGGCGGTGGAGAACATTGAGTACCATTTGCCCTTGTCTACCGAATTTTTCGGAGAAGGTGATTATTTCCTCCTGACAGTTAAAGGGGATAGCATGATTGATGCTGGCATTCTGCCCAATGATATAGTGGTGATCCGGCAACAGAGTACGGCCGACAACGGTGATATTGTGGTAGCCCTGCTGGAGGACGAAGCTACGGTCAAACGTATATATAAAGAAAACGGCCGCATCAGGTTGCAGCCGGAGAACAAGACTATGGATCCTATTATTGTTGATAGCGTGGAAATTCTGGGTAAGGTGATCGGTTTGATGCGCCGGTATCATTAA
- a CDS encoding acyl-CoA mutase large subunit family protein, with protein sequence MSLFKEGFIRDIASQKKQWEEKLAAQLQKRPERQAEFVTDSGIKLNTVYTPDDIAEFDYYRELGLPGSYPFTRGVQPNMYRGRLWTMRQYAGFGSAEETNERFKYLLEQGQTGLSVAFDLPTQIGYDSDHPMARGEVGKVGVAIDSLQDMETLFAGIPLQKVSTSMTINAPAAILLAMYIAVAEKQGVAPEALNGTIQNDILKEYIARGTYIFPPAPSMRLITDIFAYCAQNIPNWNTISISGYHIREAGSTAVQEVAFTLADGIAYVQAAIDAGLDVDTFAPRLSFFFNAHLNFFEEVAKFRAARRLWAKIMKERFGAKNPRSWMLRFHTQTAGCTLTAQQPDVNIMRVAFQALSAVLGGTQSLHTNSRDEALALPNEDSVLIALRTQQVIGYEIGVADVVDPLGGSYYVESLTNQIEEQALAYINKIDEMGGAPEAIEFMQREIQNSAYRYQQDIESGRKVVIGVNKFQMQEERPRNLLRVDPAVGDRQCEKLKKLRSERDNHTVQRALQNIKEAASSTENLMPHFIYAVKQYATLGEICGVLREVFGEYKQQIVF encoded by the coding sequence ATGAGCTTGTTTAAAGAAGGCTTTATCCGGGATATAGCTAGCCAAAAGAAGCAATGGGAGGAAAAACTGGCCGCTCAGTTGCAAAAACGGCCGGAGAGACAGGCAGAATTTGTTACCGACAGCGGAATCAAGCTCAATACTGTTTACACACCCGATGACATTGCAGAGTTTGATTACTACAGAGAACTGGGACTGCCGGGAAGTTATCCCTTTACCCGGGGCGTGCAGCCCAATATGTACCGGGGCCGTCTGTGGACCATGCGCCAGTATGCCGGTTTTGGTTCGGCGGAGGAAACCAATGAGCGCTTTAAATATTTGCTGGAGCAAGGGCAAACGGGGTTAAGTGTGGCTTTCGACCTGCCCACTCAGATTGGCTACGACTCCGACCATCCCATGGCACGGGGAGAAGTGGGCAAAGTAGGGGTGGCCATAGATTCTCTTCAGGACATGGAAACCCTGTTCGCCGGTATCCCGTTGCAAAAGGTCAGCACATCCATGACCATCAACGCACCGGCGGCAATTTTGCTGGCTATGTATATTGCCGTGGCGGAAAAGCAGGGTGTGGCACCCGAAGCTTTAAATGGTACCATCCAGAATGATATTCTCAAGGAGTATATTGCCCGGGGCACATATATTTTCCCACCCGCCCCTTCCATGCGGTTAATCACTGATATATTTGCTTATTGTGCTCAAAACATTCCTAACTGGAACACTATCAGCATCAGTGGCTATCATATCCGGGAAGCAGGATCCACAGCAGTGCAGGAAGTAGCTTTTACTCTGGCGGACGGTATTGCCTATGTGCAGGCCGCCATTGACGCCGGCCTGGATGTGGATACATTTGCCCCGCGGTTGTCCTTTTTCTTCAACGCCCATTTGAACTTTTTCGAAGAAGTTGCCAAGTTCCGGGCTGCCCGCAGGCTCTGGGCCAAGATCATGAAGGAGCGCTTTGGAGCGAAAAATCCGCGCTCCTGGATGCTGCGATTCCATACCCAGACAGCCGGTTGCACGCTGACGGCCCAGCAACCCGACGTTAATATCATGCGGGTGGCTTTCCAGGCCCTCAGTGCTGTGCTGGGCGGAACACAATCATTGCATACCAACTCCCGCGATGAAGCGCTGGCTCTGCCCAATGAAGACTCGGTGTTGATTGCCCTGCGCACCCAGCAGGTGATCGGCTATGAGATTGGAGTAGCCGATGTGGTTGACCCCCTGGGCGGTTCTTATTATGTAGAATCTCTTACCAACCAGATTGAAGAACAGGCCCTGGCATATATTAACAAGATTGATGAGATGGGCGGAGCACCGGAAGCCATTGAATTTATGCAAAGAGAAATACAAAACAGCGCTTATCGCTATCAGCAGGATATTGAAAGCGGCCGCAAAGTGGTCATAGGCGTGAACAAATTCCAGATGCAGGAAGAAAGGCCGCGCAACCTTTTGCGGGTGGACCCGGCCGTGGGCGACCGGCAATGCGAGAAGCTCAAAAAGCTGCGGTCCGAACGTGATAACCATACCGTTCAACGGGCTCTGCAAAACATCAAAGAAGCGGCCAGCAGCACAGAAAACCTGATGCCCCACTTTATTTATGCCGTCAAGCAATATGCCACGCTGGGTGAGATTTGCGGCGTGCTCAGAGAAGTATTTGGCGAATATAAACAGCAGATTGTCTTCTAG
- a CDS encoding Fe-S-containing hydro-lyase produces MPHISLSTPLSDEIVENLRIGQRVLLNGVLYTGRDAAHKKLMELLDRGLDLPFPIKGQVIYYVGPSPAKPGQIIGSAGPTTSGRMDAYAPRLIALGLKGMIGKGKRSPEVVKAIKQYKSVYFAAVGGAGALIARCIKSCRVIAYPELGPEAIHELVVENFPLIVVNDSLGGDLYEEGVKIYGTR; encoded by the coding sequence TTGCCTCACATCAGTTTGAGCACGCCATTATCGGATGAAATTGTGGAAAACCTGCGCATTGGCCAGCGGGTGCTGCTGAACGGGGTTTTGTATACGGGCCGCGATGCTGCACATAAAAAACTGATGGAACTCCTCGACCGGGGTCTGGATCTTCCCTTCCCAATTAAAGGGCAAGTTATTTATTATGTGGGACCTTCACCAGCCAAACCAGGACAGATCATCGGGTCAGCTGGCCCTACCACTTCGGGCAGAATGGACGCTTATGCTCCCCGCCTGATTGCCCTGGGCTTAAAGGGAATGATTGGCAAGGGAAAACGTTCCCCCGAAGTGGTAAAGGCCATCAAACAGTATAAGTCTGTTTATTTCGCAGCAGTGGGAGGAGCAGGAGCGCTGATCGCCCGCTGCATTAAAAGCTGCCGGGTCATTGCTTACCCGGAACTGGGTCCCGAAGCCATCCACGAACTGGTGGTGGAAAATTTTCCGTTAATTGTGGTCAATGACTCCCTGGGGGGAGACCTGTACGAAGAAGGCGTAAAAATTTACGGCACACGATAA
- a CDS encoding fumarate hydratase codes for MKVIHVQEVIDTVARLCQEANYYLGEDVQHAFENALQTEISLTGKDILKQLLENARIARENDVPMCQDTGFAVVFLELGQEVNITGGFLYDAVNEGVRKGYTEGYLRKSIVNHPLQRINTGDNTPAVIHTTVVPGDKLTITVAPKGGGSENMSAIRMLKPAEGREGVKKFILETVKNAGPNPCPPIIVGVGMGGTFEKAALLAKQALLRPLGEPHPEPDIADLESELLEEINKTGIGPQGLGGKTTALAVHILTYPCHIASLPVAVNINCHAARHKKAVL; via the coding sequence ATTAAAGTCATCCATGTCCAGGAGGTAATCGACACTGTAGCCAGACTGTGTCAGGAGGCAAACTATTACCTGGGAGAAGATGTGCAACATGCTTTTGAGAACGCCCTGCAAACCGAAATCTCGCTTACCGGTAAAGACATATTGAAACAACTGCTGGAAAATGCCCGCATTGCCAGGGAAAATGATGTACCCATGTGCCAGGACACAGGTTTTGCTGTAGTTTTCCTCGAACTGGGTCAGGAAGTTAACATAACCGGCGGTTTTCTCTATGATGCTGTCAACGAAGGAGTCAGAAAAGGCTACACTGAGGGATACCTGCGCAAATCGATTGTAAACCACCCTTTACAGCGAATCAATACGGGAGACAACACTCCGGCCGTCATCCATACCACTGTCGTGCCGGGTGACAAACTAACCATCACTGTTGCCCCCAAAGGCGGCGGCAGCGAGAATATGAGTGCAATCAGGATGCTCAAACCGGCGGAGGGCAGAGAAGGGGTGAAAAAATTTATTCTGGAAACAGTGAAAAACGCCGGCCCCAACCCGTGCCCCCCCATTATAGTCGGCGTTGGAATGGGTGGAACATTTGAAAAAGCCGCCCTGCTAGCCAAACAAGCGCTTTTGCGACCGCTGGGCGAACCCCATCCGGAACCTGACATAGCTGATCTGGAAAGCGAGTTGTTAGAAGAAATAAACAAGACGGGAATAGGTCCACAAGGATTGGGTGGCAAAACAACAGCACTGGCTGTACATATTTTAACCTATCCCTGTCATATCGCCAGCCTGCCCGTTGCCGTCAATATCAACTGCCACGCCGCCAGACATAAAAAAGCCGTGTTGTAA
- a CDS encoding methionine gamma-lyase family protein, with translation MTLEGDWLRLYQETVIDTQSVCQKIEETARVNTEKVLRAFQKARVSDFHLKGSTGYGYNDLARETLEEVYAEVFSSEAALVRSQIVSGTHAIALCLYGILRPGDELLAVQGTPYDTLAAIIGINSNESGSLKEYGITYRQVELLPDGTPDYQAIKQAINSRTKMVMLQRSRGYSLRPALTIDRMKELIDFIRGQKPDVVILVDNCYGEFVEEREPTQIGADLVAGSLIKNPGGGLAPTGGYVVGKNKYVQMAANRWTAPGIGWEVGPSPDYVRLLFQGIFLAPSFVSEALQGMVFAARLFERLGYDTSPAYTDFRSDIIQAVILNSPQKVIAFCQAIQASSPVDAHVRPEPVDMPGYTDQVIMAAGTFIQGASLELSADAPMRPPYIVYLQGGLSRHHTRLAVIQAARALQML, from the coding sequence TTGACACTGGAAGGTGACTGGCTCAGACTTTACCAGGAAACCGTCATAGATACCCAATCCGTTTGCCAGAAAATAGAGGAAACAGCCCGTGTAAATACTGAAAAGGTTTTGCGAGCATTTCAAAAAGCCAGAGTTAGCGATTTTCACTTAAAGGGAAGCACAGGCTACGGTTATAACGACCTGGCCCGGGAAACCCTGGAAGAAGTATATGCCGAAGTATTCTCCAGCGAAGCAGCACTTGTGCGCAGTCAAATTGTCAGCGGCACGCACGCTATTGCCCTGTGTTTGTACGGCATTCTGCGTCCCGGTGATGAACTGCTGGCTGTGCAGGGCACACCTTATGATACGCTGGCCGCCATTATCGGTATAAACAGCAATGAAAGCGGCTCTTTGAAAGAATACGGTATAACCTACCGGCAGGTGGAATTGCTGCCGGACGGTACCCCTGATTATCAAGCCATTAAGCAGGCTATTAACTCCAGAACCAAAATGGTTATGCTGCAGCGCTCCCGAGGGTACAGTCTGCGCCCCGCCCTGACCATTGACCGGATGAAAGAATTGATCGACTTTATCCGTGGTCAGAAACCCGATGTGGTGATTCTCGTCGATAATTGCTATGGAGAATTTGTTGAGGAGAGAGAACCTACACAGATCGGTGCCGACCTGGTAGCCGGCTCATTAATCAAGAACCCCGGTGGAGGACTGGCTCCCACCGGGGGATACGTTGTGGGGAAGAATAAATACGTACAAATGGCCGCCAACAGATGGACAGCACCGGGAATAGGCTGGGAAGTGGGACCCAGCCCGGACTATGTACGACTGCTTTTCCAAGGAATATTTCTGGCACCATCTTTTGTTAGTGAAGCACTTCAGGGGATGGTCTTTGCCGCCAGGCTTTTTGAAAGGCTGGGGTATGATACGTCCCCCGCATATACAGATTTTCGCAGTGACATCATCCAGGCTGTTATTCTCAACTCACCGCAAAAGGTGATTGCCTTCTGTCAAGCCATTCAGGCCAGCTCACCTGTGGACGCCCATGTGCGACCGGAGCCTGTAGATATGCCAGGCTACACTGATCAGGTGATTATGGCTGCCGGTACATTTATCCAGGGAGCTTCCCTGGAACTGAGCGCTGACGCTCCCATGCGTCCGCCCTATATAGTATACCTGCAGGGCGGATTATCCCGCCATCATACTCGTCTGGCCGTTATTCAGGCCGCCCGGGCTTTACAGATGCTGTAA
- the sucD gene encoding succinate--CoA ligase subunit alpha, whose product MAIIIDENTHVLVQGITGNQGRFHTRQMLNFGTKIVAGVSPGKGGQEVEGVPVYDTVSAALEEQKVDAACLFIPAAFAKDAAFEAIDAGIKVVVIITEHIPVHDEMQIIAFARQKGTTIIGPNTFGIVSAGKCKIGIPPNQFFKPGPVGVVARSGTLTYEIVANLSAHELGQSTVVGLGGDRVVGLSFIDVLERFEKDPETKAVVLVGEIGGNAEEEAAEFIKKMSKPVVAYIAGKSAPPGKRMGHAGAIIERGKGTFEGKVKALQAAGVAVATLPFEVPGLIKQALG is encoded by the coding sequence ATGGCCATTATTATAGATGAGAATACCCATGTGCTGGTTCAGGGAATTACCGGCAATCAGGGCCGGTTTCATACCCGGCAAATGCTTAATTTCGGCACCAAAATTGTAGCCGGCGTATCACCCGGTAAAGGTGGCCAGGAAGTAGAAGGTGTTCCGGTTTATGATACGGTGTCTGCCGCTCTGGAAGAGCAAAAGGTGGACGCGGCCTGCCTGTTCATACCGGCAGCCTTTGCCAAAGATGCCGCCTTTGAAGCCATTGACGCTGGCATTAAAGTTGTGGTGATTATCACCGAACACATTCCCGTGCACGATGAAATGCAAATCATTGCCTTTGCCCGGCAAAAGGGTACCACTATCATCGGCCCGAACACCTTTGGCATTGTCTCCGCAGGCAAGTGCAAAATCGGCATCCCGCCCAACCAGTTTTTCAAGCCCGGCCCGGTGGGCGTTGTAGCCCGCAGCGGCACTCTGACCTATGAAATAGTAGCCAACCTTTCCGCCCACGAGCTGGGACAGTCCACAGTGGTGGGACTGGGTGGCGACCGGGTGGTAGGCTTGTCTTTCATCGATGTACTGGAAAGGTTTGAAAAAGACCCGGAAACCAAGGCCGTGGTGCTGGTCGGGGAAATCGGCGGCAACGCCGAAGAAGAAGCGGCGGAGTTTATTAAAAAAATGAGCAAACCGGTGGTAGCCTATATTGCCGGCAAGAGCGCCCCACCAGGCAAGAGGATGGGGCACGCTGGAGCCATCATTGAGCGTGGTAAAGGCACATTTGAAGGCAAGGTTAAGGCACTGCAGGCGGCCGGTGTAGCTGTCGCCACACTACCTTTCGAAGTTCCGGGCTTAATTAAGCAAGCACTGGGTTAA
- the sucC gene encoding ADP-forming succinate--CoA ligase subunit beta, whose product MKLFEYMGKQILAAYGIKTPRGKMVVSPEEAAAAAQELGGEVVVKSQILSGKRGKGGGIKFAGNPEEARQAATQILGSQVQGHTVEMLLVEEKLSIDSEFYVAITIDGAAKKPVLIASTRGGIDIEEVPEEYIVKQHIDVCYGIQPYLAREISRRLNLSGNIYKEFNALLPRLYQIFREKDAELVEINPLVVSGERLIAADAKVTIDDEALYRQKDIPFVDERTEAERKAHALGLSYVQLDGNIAVMANGAGITMGTLDIIQHYGGAPANFLDAGGGTGKEATAKALEILLSTNPKVILINIFGGITRCDDVANALVQVKNEIGIPVPVVIRLVGTNEEIGVRILKDNGFEAYRVMHEAAAKAVELARN is encoded by the coding sequence TTGAAACTGTTTGAATATATGGGCAAACAGATCTTGGCTGCCTACGGGATCAAAACACCACGCGGCAAAATGGTGGTTTCCCCTGAAGAGGCAGCCGCTGCTGCGCAGGAGTTGGGCGGGGAAGTAGTTGTTAAATCCCAAATTCTCTCTGGTAAGCGGGGCAAAGGTGGCGGTATTAAATTTGCCGGTAATCCGGAAGAAGCCCGCCAGGCAGCCACGCAAATCCTGGGCAGTCAGGTGCAGGGCCACACTGTGGAAATGTTGTTGGTTGAAGAAAAGCTTTCCATTGATAGTGAGTTTTACGTGGCCATTACCATTGATGGTGCAGCCAAAAAACCTGTGTTGATCGCTTCCACCAGGGGCGGTATTGATATTGAAGAAGTACCGGAAGAGTACATTGTCAAGCAGCACATTGATGTTTGTTATGGCATTCAACCATATCTGGCCCGGGAGATATCCCGCCGCTTGAACTTGAGTGGCAACATCTACAAAGAGTTTAACGCTTTGTTGCCCAGGCTGTATCAAATCTTCCGGGAAAAAGACGCCGAGTTGGTGGAGATTAACCCGCTGGTGGTCAGCGGCGAAAGGCTAATTGCTGCTGATGCCAAGGTCACCATTGACGACGAGGCCCTGTACAGGCAGAAAGACATACCCTTTGTGGACGAACGCACGGAAGCGGAAAGAAAAGCTCACGCCCTGGGCCTTTCTTACGTCCAGTTGGACGGAAACATTGCGGTTATGGCCAATGGCGCCGGCATCACCATGGGCACGCTGGACATTATCCAACATTACGGCGGGGCACCGGCCAATTTTCTGGATGCCGGAGGGGGAACCGGAAAAGAAGCTACGGCCAAAGCGTTGGAGATTCTGCTTTCCACCAATCCCAAGGTTATTTTAATCAACATTTTTGGCGGCATAACCCGCTGTGATGATGTGGCCAATGCACTGGTGCAGGTAAAGAACGAAATTGGTATTCCCGTTCCGGTAGTTATCCGCCTGGTGGGTACAAATGAGGAGATCGGTGTACGCATCTTGAAAGATAACGGCTTTGAGGCTTACAGGGTAATGCATGAGGCGGCAGCCAAGGCGGTTGAGCTGGCCCGCAACTAG
- a CDS encoding sigma 54-interacting transcriptional regulator, giving the protein MPRIRVAVIGAGQEGLGVLKSLLAMPEVEIAGMASTGQNSITPVMVDHPDVFITSQTRELLARLPIDVIILTSTASEVRNEVFKYKPEKATVVELGAVDLFKKILREKEELLEFKRMQGELSAILNSVQEAIEVVDNNGFIKYVNPAFTRITGIPEQERIGKNIFQVSPEGALAMALKSGQSVFGHRTRVGGSNAEVISNASPIFIDGKMEGAVVVFQHFTDVMKLLEELKQRTSMLENLAEKLGQATTSKYAFTDIIGQSAELKKCITVAERAARSHSTVLLLGESGTGKELFAHAIHSASSRRDKPFIKVNCAAIPENLLESEFFGYAKGAFTGAVKSKIGKFELANGGTIFLDEIGDMNLHLQGKLLRVLQEMEFERVGDNKTIKVDVRVIAATNRNLRELIRQGKFREDLYYRLNVVEITIPPLRNRKEDLPLLVGNLIVKLNRKLGKKVKGLSKEAEEILYNYDWPGNVRELENVIERVMVTVDEDVFSKKSLLQHINQFKGIAEKDIDIMPIEQMEQLLIKKAIAKFGNTVEGKRKAAQALNISLATLYNKLKKSKIE; this is encoded by the coding sequence ATGCCCAGAATACGGGTGGCCGTTATCGGGGCAGGCCAAGAAGGGCTGGGTGTGTTAAAAAGTCTGCTGGCTATGCCGGAGGTAGAAATAGCCGGCATGGCCAGCACCGGTCAAAACTCTATAACGCCCGTTATGGTTGACCACCCTGATGTTTTTATCACTTCCCAAACCAGAGAGTTACTGGCCAGATTGCCGATTGATGTAATTATCCTCACCAGCACAGCTAGTGAGGTGCGCAATGAGGTCTTCAAATACAAACCGGAAAAAGCTACTGTTGTTGAGTTGGGCGCAGTAGACCTGTTCAAAAAAATCCTCCGGGAAAAGGAGGAGCTTTTGGAGTTTAAGCGCATGCAGGGCGAGCTGTCGGCCATTCTCAATTCTGTCCAGGAAGCAATTGAAGTTGTTGATAACAACGGCTTCATCAAATATGTAAATCCGGCTTTTACACGTATCACAGGCATACCCGAGCAGGAAAGGATCGGTAAGAATATTTTCCAGGTATCGCCGGAGGGGGCTCTGGCTATGGCTCTGAAGAGCGGCCAGAGCGTCTTTGGTCACCGTACCCGGGTAGGAGGAAGTAATGCCGAGGTTATCTCCAATGCTTCGCCCATCTTCATTGACGGAAAAATGGAAGGCGCAGTGGTTGTTTTTCAACACTTCACCGATGTCATGAAATTACTTGAGGAATTAAAACAGCGCACTTCCATGCTGGAAAACCTGGCCGAAAAATTGGGTCAGGCCACCACCAGTAAGTATGCTTTTACCGATATCATCGGGCAGAGCGCAGAACTGAAAAAGTGTATTACCGTAGCCGAAAGAGCAGCCAGAAGTCACTCCACAGTACTGTTGCTGGGCGAGAGCGGTACGGGCAAGGAATTGTTCGCTCACGCCATCCACAGTGCCAGTTCGCGGCGGGACAAACCGTTTATTAAGGTCAACTGTGCTGCCATACCGGAAAACCTGCTGGAAAGCGAATTTTTCGGATATGCCAAAGGCGCGTTCACCGGAGCCGTCAAGTCCAAAATTGGCAAATTTGAGCTGGCCAATGGAGGAACTATTTTCCTGGACGAGATAGGCGACATGAACCTGCATCTCCAGGGCAAACTGTTGCGTGTTTTGCAGGAAATGGAATTTGAGCGCGTGGGCGACAATAAAACCATTAAAGTAGATGTACGCGTTATTGCGGCCACCAACCGTAACCTGCGCGAGTTGATCCGGCAGGGCAAATTCCGGGAAGATTTGTATTACCGATTGAATGTGGTAGAAATAACCATACCACCGCTGCGGAACAGAAAAGAAGACCTGCCCCTACTGGTCGGCAATTTAATTGTCAAACTCAACCGCAAGTTGGGTAAAAAAGTTAAGGGTTTGAGCAAGGAAGCTGAGGAAATATTATATAATTATGACTGGCCGGGTAATGTGCGCGAACTGGAGAACGTTATTGAGCGGGTTATGGTTACCGTGGACGAAGATGTGTTCAGCAAAAAGAGTTTGCTGCAACACATCAACCAGTTCAAGGGTATTGCTGAAAAAGACATCGACATCATGCCCATAGAGCAGATGGAGCAGTTACTGATCAAAAAGGCCATCGCCAAATTCGGAAACACAGTGGAAGGAAAAAGAAAGGCAGCTCAGGCCCTTAATATTTCCCTGGCAACTCTTTACAATAAATTAAAAAAGAGTAAGATAGAATAA